From Topomyia yanbarensis strain Yona2022 chromosome 1, ASM3024719v1, whole genome shotgun sequence, one genomic window encodes:
- the LOC131677336 gene encoding vesicle transport protein GOT1B → MFEISDTQKIGVGLAGFGVAFLFLGVLLLFDKGLLAIGNILFICGLACVIGLERTFRFFFQKHKVKASIAFFGGIMIVLLGYPLIGMLIETYGFILLFSGFFPVAINFLRRVPVLGRFLNMPGVSKIVDRLAGDSNRTTNTY, encoded by the exons ATGTTCGAGATTAGTGACACACAGA AGATCGGCGTTGGTTTGGCCGGGTTCGGAGTGGCCTTTCTGTTCCTCGGTGTCCTTCTCCTCTTCGACAAAGGACTATTAGCTATCGGGAAT ATTCTCTTCATCTGCGGATTGGCGTGTGTGATCGGACTCGAGCGAACCTTCCGGTTCTTCTTCCAGAAACACAAAGTCAAGGCGTCGATCGCCTTTTTCGGTGGCATAATGATTGTCTTGCTAGGGTACCCGTTGATCGGTATGCTGATCGAAACGTACGGCTTTATTCTGCTGTTTAGCGGATTCTTTCCGGTGGCCATCAATTTCCTGCGAAGGGTACCGGTGTTAGGCCGATTCCTCAATATGCCGGGAGTTAGTAAG ATCGTGGACCGACTGGCAGGAGATTCGAATCGAACTACG